One stretch of Arachis hypogaea cultivar Tifrunner chromosome 20, arahy.Tifrunner.gnm2.J5K5, whole genome shotgun sequence DNA includes these proteins:
- the LOC112783514 gene encoding CBL-interacting protein kinase 18 yields the protein MEKRGNVLMQKYEFGRLLGQGNFAKVYHARDLKTGDSVAIKVIDKEKILKVGMMDQTKREISIMRLVKHPNVLRLYEVLATKTKIYFIIEYAKGGELFNKVARGKLHEDMARRYFQQLISAVDFCHRRGVYHRDLKPENLLLDDNGVLKVADFGLSALVESHSQANMLQTVCGTPAYVAPEVISRKGYDGAKADVWSCGVILYVLLAGHLPFYDLNLMALYRKITKAEYKSPNWFSFEARRLLARILDPNPKTRISTAKVMESSWFRKGLNLRSDQKRREGPDSASADSDKVLGLCDSGSSSAEANQALVNYNLNAFDIISLSAGLDLSGLFASIDEQDGVMKFTSMNSASSIISTLENIAQVLGLKIAKKDGGLFRLERSREGRKGPLSIDVEIFEFAPSFHLVEIKRSCGDTIEYQKILKEDIKPALKDIVSVWQGEQQQQ from the coding sequence ATGGAGAAAAGGGGGAATGTTTTGATGCAAAAGTATGAATTTGGCAGGCTATTAGGCCAAGGAAACTTTGCAAAGGTTTACCATGCAAGGGACCTCAAAACCGGTGACAGTGTCGCCATTAAGGTGATCGACAAGGAGAAAATTCTGAAAGTTGGGATGATGGATCAAACCAAGCGAGAGATATCTATTATGAGACTGGTTAAGCACCCCAATGTGTTGCGGCTTTATGAGGTCTTAGCCACCAAAACCAAGATTTACTTCATCATAGAATATGCAAAAGGGGGTGAACTATTCAACAAGGTAGCAAGAGGTAAACTACATGAGGACATGGCAAGGAGGTACTTTCAACAACTGATCAGTGCTGTCGATTTTTGCCACAGAAGGGGTGTTTATCATAGGGATTTGAAGCCGGAAAACTTGCTCTTGGATGATAATGGTGTTCTTAAGGTAGCAGATTTTGGACTGAGTGCACTAGTTGAGTCTCATAGCCAAGCCAACATGCTGCAAACCGTTTGTGGAACGCCTGCATACGTCGCTCCTGAGGTTATAAGTCGAAAGGGTTATGATGGAGCCAAAGCCGATGTATGGTCTTGTGGAGTGATCTTATATGTTCTCTTGGCTGGTCATTTGCCATTCTATGATTTGAATCTTATGGCACTGTACAGGAAAATTACCAAAGCAGAATACAAATCTCCCAACTGGTTTTCATTTGAAGCGCGCAGACTATTAGCAAGGATCCTTGATCCCAACCCAAAAACAAGGATATCCACTGCAAAAGTTATGGAAAGTTCTTGGTTCAGAAAGGGGCTCAATTTGAGATCAGATCAAAAGCGGAGAGAGGGTCCAGATTCAGCTTCAGCTGATTCAGATAAAGTTCTCGGCCTATGTGACAGTGGAAGTTCTTCTGCAGAGGCAAATCAAGCATTGGTTAACTATAACTTAAATGCTTTCGATATAATTTCTCTTTCTGCCGGGCTTGACTTGTCTGGCCTTTTTGCAAGCATTGATGAACAGGATGGTGTAATGAAATTTACATCCATGAACTCTGCTTCATCAATCATTTCCACGTTGGAGAATATCGCTCAAGTTCTGGGGTTGAAGATAGCTAAGAAGGATGGAGGCCTGTTTAGACTAGAGAGATCCAGGGAAGGTAGGAAAGGGCCACTTTCCATTGATGTCGAAATATTCGAGTTTGCCCCCTCTTTCCATTTGGTTGAAATCAAGAGATCATGTGGTGATACAATAGAATACCAGAAGATATTGAAGGAAGATATAAAACCAGCTTTGAAAGATATTGTCTCAGTTTGGCAAGGTGAGCAGCAACAGCAATAG
- the LOC112783513 gene encoding protein NRT1/ PTR FAMILY 5.1, whose protein sequence is MEAKADADYTQDGTVDFRGQPAVPSRTGKWKACAFLVGYEAFERMAFYGVASNLVNYLTRELHEDTVSSVISVNNWSGSVWITPILGAYIADSYLGRFWTFTISSLIYVLGMSLLSIGVSLKRLKPSTQITFFYTALYTIAIGAGGTKPNISTFGADQFDDFNPNEKELKDSFFNWWMFTSFLGALIATLGLVYIQDNLGWGLGYGIPTVGLLISLLVFYAGTPMYRHKVNKTRSPATEIMSVPIAAFKNRTLQLPTHPSLLYENDSQYYLTTAKRQIHHTPTFRFLDKAAIRQESTSGSPRAPLTVTQVEGAKLIFGMVTIWLVTLIPSTIWAQINTLFVKQGTTLDRKLGSDFRIPAASLGSFVTLSMLLSVPMYDRFFVPFMRQRTGNPRGITLLQRLGIGFSMHIIAIAIAYAVEVKRMHVIKENNAIGPKDVVPMSIFWLLPQYVLIGIADVFHAVGLLEFFYDQSPENMQSLGTTFFTSGIGVGNFLNSFLVTMVDKITGKGESKSWIGDNLNDCHLDYYYGFLLVLSSVNLMVFLWASSRYIYKKESIMVKDGLCVEMEENPSMDASLGLQV, encoded by the exons ATGGAAGCGAAAGCAGATGCAGATTATACACAAGATGGCACTGTTGACTTCCGCGGTCAACCTGCAGTTCCATCTAGAACTGGAAAATGGAAAGCCTGCGCCTTTCTTGTTG GGTATGAAGCATTTGAAAGAATGGCGTTCTATGGAGTAGCTTCAAACTTGGTTAACTACCTTACAAGAGAGCTCCATGAAGACACAGTTTCATCAGTGATCAGTGTGAATAACTGGTCAGGATCTGTTTGGATAACACCAATTCTTGGCGCATACATCGCTGATTCTTACTTGGGTCGTTTCTGGACTTTCACAATTTCTTCTCTCATTTATGTCCTC GGAATGAGTCTGCTGAGCATAGGTGTGTCCCTGAAGAGGTTGAAGCCATCAACCCAAATTACATTCTTCTACACAGCACTCTACACAATAGCAATCGGAGCCGGCGGCACCAAGCCCAACATCTCCACCTTCGGCGCGGACCAATTCGACGACTTCAATCCGAACGAGAAAGAACTGAAAGACTCGTTCTTCAATTGGTGGATGTTCACCTCATTCCTTGGGGCCCTAATTGCCACCCTAGGCCTTGTTTACATTCAAGACAACTTAGGCTGGGGATTGGGCTACGGTATTCCTACGGTAGGTCTACTCATTTCGCTCCTCGTATTCTACGCCGGCACCCCCATGTATCGCCACAAGGTTAACAAGACCCGCAGTCCCGCCACGGAAATCATGAGTGTTCCCATTGCTGCTTTTAAGAACAGGACCCTTCAATTACCCACTCACCCTTCACTCCTTTATGAAAATGACTCTCAATATTATCTTACTACTGCCAAACGTCAAATTCATCACACTCCAACTTTCAG GTTTTTGGACAAGGCTGCAATTAGACAAGAGAGTACTAGTGGTTCCCCAAGAGCACCATTAACAGTAACACAAGTTGAAGGAGCAAAACTCATATTTGGAATGGTCACTATATGGCTGGTAACACTGATTCCCAGCACCATTTGGGCACAAATCAACACCCTCTTTGTGAAACAAGGCACCACATTGGACCGAAAACTCGGCTCCGATTTCAGAATCCCAGCAGCATCTCTTGGAAGCTTTGTCACACTCTCCATGCTTCTCTCAGTGCCAATGTACGACCGGTTCTTCGTCCCCTTCATGCGCCAGAGAACCGGCAACCCCAGAGGGATCACATTGCTCCAGAGACTTGGAATTGGGTTCTCAATGCACATCATAGCTATTGCAATAGCTTATGCAGTGGAAGTTAAGAGAATGCATGTTATAAAGGAAAACAATGCAATTGGTCCTAAAGATGTTGTTCCTATGAGCATATTCTGGCTATTGCCACAATATGTTCTTATTGGTATAGCTGATGTGTTTCATGCAGTTGGATTATTGGAATTCTTCTATGATCAATCCCCTGAAAACATGCAGAGTCTGGGCACAACTTTTTTTACTAGTGGAATTGGTGTTGGGAACTTCTTGAACAGCTTTTTGGTGACTATGGTTGACAAGATCACAGGGAAGGGTGAGAGTAAGAGTTGGATTGGTGATAATTTGAACGATTGTCACTTGGATTACTACTATGGATTCCTGTTGGTGTTGTCAAGTGTGAATTTGATGGTGTTTCTTTGGGCTTCAAGCAGATACATTTACAAGAAGGAGTCTATAATGGTCAAAGATGGACTTTGTGTTGAAATGGAGGAGAATCCATCTATGGATGCATCTCTTGGATTGCAAGTATGA